Part of the Paenibacillus sp. YPG26 genome, CAGCAGAGACACCAGACAGGTTATGTCCCGCAGCGGGAATCCATTGACTGGGACTTCCCCACAAGTGCCCTTGATGTGGTGATGATGGGGAGATATGGTCATTTAGGCTGGTTCAAGCGCCCCGGGCGGGAGGAACGAAGAATTGCTATGGAGTGCTTGGCCAAGGTAGGCATGACGGAATATGCGGATCGGCAGATCAGCCAGCTGTCGGGTGGACAGCAGCAGCGAATCTTCCTGGCAAGGGCGTTAGCCCAGGAAGCGAATTTGTATTTCATGGATGAACCGTTCGTGGGTGTGGATGCCGCAACCGAGAAAGCCATTATTACGCTCCTGAATGAGCTTAAGCAGCAGCGTAAGACCGTGCTGGTTGTACATCATGATCTGAACACAGTGAAGGAATACTTTGACTGGGTGGTGCTGCTGAATGTAAATCTGGTGGCAGCCGGACCTGTGGAAGAGACGTTCACCGCAGATCTATTGCAGCGTACGTATGGCGGGCGCCTAACTATCCTCGATCAGCATAACCCCTCGCCTTTAATTACAAGCTAGAGAGGAAAGGAGAATATCATCTATGCCTGAATGGATTCGCATATTTCTGGATCCCAATGCCAGGTGGATACTGCTTGGGTGCATGCTGCTCGGTTTAAGCAGCGGTGTTATCGGCAGCTTCTCCTATCTGCGGAAGCAGTCCCTTATGGGAGATGCCCTATCCCACGCCGCCCTGCCAGGCGTGTGTATCGCCTTTATGCTCAGCGGCTCCAAATCTATCTTGTTATTTCTAATCGGCGCGGCTGCTGCCGGCTTCTTGGCAACGTTCGGTATTGGTTATATCACACGTCATACCCGGATCAAGCAGGACGCGGCCCTAGCTATTGTACTATCCGTCTTCTTCGGATTCGGAACCGTGCTGTTGACCCACATTCAACATAGCGGGAACAGCAATCAGAGCGGGCTGGATAAATTTCTGTTCGGTCAAGCGGCTTCCATGGTTCAATCTGACGTCATCATTATGGCTCTGATCTCTGTGGTGTTGATAGGAATCTGCTGCCTGTTGTACAAAGAATTCAAGCTGCTCAGCTTCGATCCGGGCTTTGCCCGCGGACTCGGTTACCCTGTGGCGTTACTGGACCAACTCATCATGTTCCTGATGGTTGTAGCTGTTGTGGTGGGCATTCAAGCTGTAGGTATTGTGCTTATGGCCGCGCTCTTGATTACTCCCGCAGTCTCGGCCAGATATTGGACAGAGAGGCTGGGAGTCATGGTTATATTGTCTGGACTGTTCGGTGCTCTAAGCGGGCTTGCAGGTACCTATGTCAGCGCGGGCGGCAGCAATCTCCCAACGGGTCCCTTAACCGTACTCGCCGCCACTGCTTTGTTCCTGGTCTCCATGGCTTTTGCTCCCAAGCGGGGTCTGGCCTCCAAATTAATCTTGAGGAGAGCCGCCAGACAGAGTTATCTCCAAGATCAGCTGAAAGTGGCCGCAGCCCTCAAACAAAGTGAAAGGAGGATGCCAAGTGAGTGACTTCTGGATCATTCTGACCGGTGCTCTGGTTGCCAGTACCTGCGGAATTGTGGGCTGCTTCCTTGTCCTTCGCAAAATGGCCATGATTGGCGATGCCATTAGCCATTCGGTACTCCCCGGGATTGTCCTAGCCTTCCTGATCAGCGGTTCCAGAGATTCTCTCTTCATGCTGCTCGGTGCAGCAGCCTTAGGTCTGGTCACTGTGCTGCTCATTCAATTGTTCCACCAAAGCGGCTTACAATCAGATGCAGCCATTGGCGTCGTGTTCACCGCGCTATTTGCGGTAGGCATCATTCTCGTAAGCTTGTACACCCGGGACATTGATCTTGATCTGGACTGTGTGCTATATGGAGAGATCGCATATGTCCCTTGGAATACACTGCAAATCGGCGGCATTGATATAGGTCCAAAAGCGGTATGGGGCGTAGGCGCGGCACTGGTGCTGAGCATTATCGTTATCTCGGTATTCTACAAGCAGTTCAAGGTCTGCTCCTTCGACCCTGCCTTCGCTGCCGCTATCGGAATCCCAATCGCACTCTTCCATTACCTTCTAATGGGTCTGGTATCCGTAAGCACCGTTGCCTCCTTCGAAAGTGTAGGAGCTATCCTCGTGGTCGGCATGCTGGTCGTTCCGCCCGCTGCTGCCTACCTCATAACCGACAAGCTGAATCATATGATCTTCTACAGCGTGATCATCGGCATATTCAGCTCCATTACCGGATACTACCTGGCGCAGTGGCTGGATGCCTCAATTGCCGGATGCATGATCAGTATGGCAGGAATCTTTTTCGTACTCGCCCTGCTCTTCTCCCCCCGTCATGGTGTCATCATGCGCAAATGGAAACAGCGGCGTATGCTTCTGGAAGCGTCCTCCTGAGCCGGTCACGTTGAACGGCGGGATCGCATTGCGGGAAGAAGCGTCGGCTGATCTTCACCCGGTTCAGTGAACTTGCCATATTCGGCCGTATCCATCCCATATATGGCGATTCGGCCTTCTTCGTTGTAATGAATGCCCCAGCCGTACTTCTTGGGCAGCTGGGAAGCTCTCAGACAGGGATGCGGCTTCCTGAACAGCTCTTCCCAGATCTCATCGGCATGATTAAGGACATAAGCTTCCTCCAGTTCTTTATGCCGGATATGAATCTCATAGATTAATTCCTTCTCGTTGTATCGATAGGGATTCCCGGACAGGAGATCGAATTCAATTTCGTAAGCCGTCTTCTTGGCCCTGGAGGATACAGGGATTTTGCTGGCTGTTACAGGACAATCGGGGGCCACTACAATAAATGTATTTGTGTAACTCATTGCGATCCTACCTTTCTCTCAACTTGTCATTACCCATTATATACCATTCGGGATATTTTCTATCAAATGAAAAAGAGGGCAGCCCCAAGCTGACCCTCTTGTTGTATTTGCTTTATGAATGTATTGACATCTGCCGAACCGGATTAATTCTCCAGATCTCGCCAGCATACTGTTCAATTGTACAGTCACTCGCAAATTTGCCAGAATGTGCAATATTAATAATGGATTTCTTCAGCCATTCCTTCTGATTCCGGTAAGACGAATCAATCTCAAGCTGTGTGCTTGCATAAGGAGCAAAATCCTTGAGTACAAAGTATTCATCGTTATGATTCAGAATGGAATCGTAGATAATCTCGAACTCATTTGCCGAGGAACAGAAAGGCCCTTCCTGGGTAAGCTGGTCCAGAACCTGATGGATGCGCGAATCACTGGCATAGATCCCTTTAGCGTCATAACCGCCGTATTGATAGTAGTCAAATACCTGATCGGATTTGAGGCCAAAAATGAACATGTTCTCATCACCCAGCATCTCGTGCATCTCTACATTGGCTCCATCCAGAGTCCCGATCGTCAGTGCCCCGTTCATCATGAACTTCATGTTACCTGTACCCGAAGCTTCCTTGCTTGCGGTTGAGATCTGTTCACTGATATCGGCTGCCGGAATAATCTTCTCGGCTAGTGACACAGAGTAGTTCTCCAGGAATACAACCTTCAGCTTCTGACTGACAACCGGATCATGATTAATAGTATCAGCTGCAACATTAATCAGCTTGATAATCCGTTTGGCCAAATAGTAGCTTGGGGCTGCCTTCGCGCCAAAAATAAATGTACGAGGAACGATGTCCAGCCCCGGATTGGCTTTGATCTGATTGTATAAGTGCATAATATGGAGCACATTAAGGAGCTGACGCTTGTAACCGTGCAGACGTTTGACCTGTACGTCAAAGATTGATGCGGGATCCACAATGACTCCATTCTTCTCCTGAATGTAAGCAGCCAGATTCAGCTTATTACGCTGCTTAATGCTGTGTACTCGCTCCTGGAAGCCAGCATCCTCACTAAACTTGATAAGCTCGGTCAGCTTGCGCGGCTCCGTAATCCAATCCGGGCCAATCGATTCGGTAATCAGCTCAGCAAGTCCCGGATTGGCATGCATCAGCCAGCGGCGGTGCGTGATTCCGTTCGTCTTGTTGTTGAAGCGATCGGGATACAGCTCATAGAAAGAGCGCATCTCCCTCTTCTTGAGGATGTCTGTATGAAGCGCAGCAACCCCATTGATGCTGTGGCTTCCCGCAATGGCCAGATGCGCCATTCTCACCTGATCCGATCCGATAATCGCGAGGCGATCAATTCTCTCCTGGTCATCCGGGTTCTGCTCATGGAGCATGCCGCAGAAACGTCGGTTGATCTCTTCAATGATCATGTAGACCCGTGGGAGCAAATCTCTAACCATCCCCGTTGGCCATTTCTCCAGCGCTTCGCTTAGAATCGTATGGTTCGTATAAGATACAGTTCGCACTGTGATATCCCAGGCCTGTTCCCAGCTATATCCTTTAACATCCACAAGAATACGCATCAGTTCGGGGATAATCAGGGTCGGGTGTGTATCATTAATGTGAAGGGATACCTTCTCAGGCAGATGATCATAGGAAAGTCCCAGCTTCTCAAAGGTTCTGAGAATGCTCTGCAGACCTGCCGAGCAGAGGAAATACTGCTGCTTCAATCTCAGCAGCTTCCCTTCATACTGCGAATCATCCGGATACAGGAATTCCGAGATGGACTCCACCGACCGGTTATAATTCAAGAAGTTATAATAATCATAATGCTTGGAGGCCATTCCTTTACTGCTGCTGAGCATGGCCGATTCCGCACTCCAGAGCCGAAGTGTATTCACATGATGATGACCATAACCAATCACAGGCACATCATAAGGAACAGCCAGGACGGATTCATAATCCTTCGTCTCGAACACCCAACGCCCATTCTCTTCACGTGCCTCGACTTTCCCCCAGAAGCGAACCTCCACCTTCTTGTCTGCCCGTCTAACTTCCCACTCGTTCCCCTTCTGCAGCCAGTAATCCGGAAGCTCCACCTGGTCGCCATCAATGATCTTCTGTTCGAACAGACCATATTTATAGCGAATTCCGCAGCCATGACCGGCATACTGCAGCGAAGCGAGTGAATCCATGAAGCAGGCGGCCAGGCGACCGAGGCCCCCGTTGCCTAGACCTGCATCGGCTTCCTGTTCTTCGATCTCCTCTAGATTCCATCCCAGCTCTTCAAGACCGGTGCGCACGATATCCAGAATACCCAGATTCAGCAGGTTGTTCCCCAGCAGTCGTCCAATCAGAAATTCCATGGAGAAATAATAGACCTGCTTCTCCCCGCGCTGCTTATATTCCCGGTTCGTAGCTGCCCAGTCCCGGCCCGCATACTCACGGATCAGCCCACTAAGCACCTTATATACATCGGCACTGGTTGCCTCCTCAAGCGGCGTTCCAAGCTCTCCTACCAGACTTTCGCTGAACACTTTCTTGAAGCTTTCCTTATCGGTAAACAAAATAAATCCTCCTGTCGGGCACTCTAATCGTAGTTTAAAGTGTACTGCTCTTGGCTATGACAAATGGCCGCTTCACATCCCCGACCAGCATACGGTCAGGGGGAAGAACCACATCTTTATCCAGTATCACATTCTCAATAACGGCGTTCTCACCGATTACACATTTCTGCATAATGATCGAGTTGGTAATTTTGGCGCCCTTCTGTACCCTTACTCCGCGGAACAGAATGCTGTTCTCCACAT contains:
- a CDS encoding metal ABC transporter ATP-binding protein gives rise to the protein MKESPLIIQNLSVAYQKKPVLRDISFEVPEGQLIGIIGPNGAGKSTLIKAALGLLPRLSGEVLIYGKPYSQQRHQTGYVPQRESIDWDFPTSALDVVMMGRYGHLGWFKRPGREERRIAMECLAKVGMTEYADRQISQLSGGQQQRIFLARALAQEANLYFMDEPFVGVDAATEKAIITLLNELKQQRKTVLVVHHDLNTVKEYFDWVVLLNVNLVAAGPVEETFTADLLQRTYGGRLTILDQHNPSPLITS
- a CDS encoding metal ABC transporter permease — protein: MPEWIRIFLDPNARWILLGCMLLGLSSGVIGSFSYLRKQSLMGDALSHAALPGVCIAFMLSGSKSILLFLIGAAAAGFLATFGIGYITRHTRIKQDAALAIVLSVFFGFGTVLLTHIQHSGNSNQSGLDKFLFGQAASMVQSDVIIMALISVVLIGICCLLYKEFKLLSFDPGFARGLGYPVALLDQLIMFLMVVAVVVGIQAVGIVLMAALLITPAVSARYWTERLGVMVILSGLFGALSGLAGTYVSAGGSNLPTGPLTVLAATALFLVSMAFAPKRGLASKLILRRAARQSYLQDQLKVAAALKQSERRMPSE
- a CDS encoding metal ABC transporter permease, whose product is MSDFWIILTGALVASTCGIVGCFLVLRKMAMIGDAISHSVLPGIVLAFLISGSRDSLFMLLGAAALGLVTVLLIQLFHQSGLQSDAAIGVVFTALFAVGIILVSLYTRDIDLDLDCVLYGEIAYVPWNTLQIGGIDIGPKAVWGVGAALVLSIIVISVFYKQFKVCSFDPAFAAAIGIPIALFHYLLMGLVSVSTVASFESVGAILVVGMLVVPPAAAYLITDKLNHMIFYSVIIGIFSSITGYYLAQWLDASIAGCMISMAGIFFVLALLFSPRHGVIMRKWKQRRMLLEASS
- a CDS encoding DUF6157 family protein, with amino-acid sequence MSYTNTFIVVAPDCPVTASKIPVSSRAKKTAYEIEFDLLSGNPYRYNEKELIYEIHIRHKELEEAYVLNHADEIWEELFRKPHPCLRASQLPKKYGWGIHYNEEGRIAIYGMDTAEYGKFTEPGEDQPTLLPAMRSRRST
- a CDS encoding glycogen/starch/alpha-glucan phosphorylase: MFTDKESFKKVFSESLVGELGTPLEEATSADVYKVLSGLIREYAGRDWAATNREYKQRGEKQVYYFSMEFLIGRLLGNNLLNLGILDIVRTGLEELGWNLEEIEEQEADAGLGNGGLGRLAACFMDSLASLQYAGHGCGIRYKYGLFEQKIIDGDQVELPDYWLQKGNEWEVRRADKKVEVRFWGKVEAREENGRWVFETKDYESVLAVPYDVPVIGYGHHHVNTLRLWSAESAMLSSSKGMASKHYDYYNFLNYNRSVESISEFLYPDDSQYEGKLLRLKQQYFLCSAGLQSILRTFEKLGLSYDHLPEKVSLHINDTHPTLIIPELMRILVDVKGYSWEQAWDITVRTVSYTNHTILSEALEKWPTGMVRDLLPRVYMIIEEINRRFCGMLHEQNPDDQERIDRLAIIGSDQVRMAHLAIAGSHSINGVAALHTDILKKREMRSFYELYPDRFNNKTNGITHRRWLMHANPGLAELITESIGPDWITEPRKLTELIKFSEDAGFQERVHSIKQRNKLNLAAYIQEKNGVIVDPASIFDVQVKRLHGYKRQLLNVLHIMHLYNQIKANPGLDIVPRTFIFGAKAAPSYYLAKRIIKLINVAADTINHDPVVSQKLKVVFLENYSVSLAEKIIPAADISEQISTASKEASGTGNMKFMMNGALTIGTLDGANVEMHEMLGDENMFIFGLKSDQVFDYYQYGGYDAKGIYASDSRIHQVLDQLTQEGPFCSSANEFEIIYDSILNHNDEYFVLKDFAPYASTQLEIDSSYRNQKEWLKKSIINIAHSGKFASDCTIEQYAGEIWRINPVRQMSIHS